One Fuerstiella marisgermanici DNA window includes the following coding sequences:
- a CDS encoding WD40 repeat domain-containing protein produces MSKTPADHISVQRRFINPRRVGIWIFITLLCALTIWQWRARSDHGEAMQQLADALREVDRATRTEFTLAEAEAMLNSSARVGPIQQSDETMVAHRWRGPFRSYTIRLRIDADGQVVSFDSESIIPDPVSTQTLADNLSTDDLEIRHRNKIFSDIDLMIETAKVPTPGGPGRKANARVREMLAGDLIDPFAPVADTIVQSEFVKQRIDWYRRQWLDSFRQHSQKKPQWSELAESFLATAADEVGANGFNRAVEERMESAITDLIKAECDDPLVLVVMQQLRHSGRRYYFKAPAGLIDSFYSSSYPANVAWLAAYPGFDARELLRLQAMQAPDGAKPKHDLLTVDDPIQMRILYGRLAGDTDISLQHGDSEFERQTDLPLVLATQNPSPWLQHMLLASIKLAGQDWDMARACLRNGWYVMRTNPEAPGQLFALNALHHQFDGDSVPTSAKEVDLWFSLTTQAQVDYPPLYVANRNWLYRKHGASYRLMMEYAERCLATKRFDTDIPLQFLRVIQELAYHANRDRGVPTRMRSRQHYATPSIHAGLQKLVRGYESRTDLTWLKHYLCCSAYLTGQFDEAVALLKESDMQLNPDVIVECQVTPQEIQQASVDWQQPFQPCFQKSVCQLGFVEGGNSLICLDRNGVAYRLNTSSGAIEGRSSADDNLLVVSAATDGPNLVAYDSNETASIRDLKTFGLVRKLSLSGDNARMYAVAGRKEYWFTTHDNADGSGITITPHRLNDGSAEPGFAAPHVYAMQFDIAARERRIAFIGVLLNPVTGQNEAHADVWNQDSGERILTIQPFTAGTEQVAISADGAILAVSGADWQAYSDTGGCFLRESSVKLVDISTRIVRTELKHPGTVSTLMFLDEHSLLATGCADGIVRLWNSVTGELVTRFIGHSRGVCSLAWLPEKNKLASSDEEGRIRLWSVDGSSKQLQISLNSWAFGTLTRIDMDPETQDLLTESREEGALRWLAKSNYQTHQPASKGPWQWTSKNECLVVRSPRVSRDESIESQQKPWAVQILNADTEQEIQTIKVVSKEFVKAVIFPYGDSAVTTGTSATIWNLRTGEPWPWGILTGHHGVVSHISLSKNGRRLATTCRLPKPEVCIWELPEDFNDPKAKARLVLQFEPKLALSYHEGATLSPSGSEFLIPNSSKSSQLWDVATGKLRGAVDGRSASFSPDGTRFVVEDSDVGAVVYDTVTLKPVKSIPVYGGRPHLLRWGTDGSRIYFSVCGVVSAIDLKAGTDLLRAAPDR; encoded by the coding sequence ATGAGTAAGACACCAGCGGACCACATCAGCGTGCAGCGACGTTTTATAAATCCGCGCCGAGTCGGAATATGGATCTTTATAACGCTTTTGTGCGCACTCACCATATGGCAGTGGCGAGCGCGCAGTGATCACGGGGAAGCCATGCAACAACTGGCCGATGCACTCCGCGAAGTCGACAGGGCAACGCGAACGGAATTTACGCTCGCCGAGGCAGAAGCAATGCTGAATTCATCTGCACGGGTCGGGCCGATTCAACAATCGGACGAAACGATGGTTGCGCATCGCTGGAGAGGACCTTTCCGCAGTTACACGATTCGGCTGCGTATTGATGCTGATGGCCAGGTTGTTTCATTCGATTCGGAGTCCATAATCCCGGATCCTGTCTCAACGCAGACCCTAGCTGACAATCTTTCTACGGATGATCTTGAGATTCGGCATCGCAATAAGATTTTCTCCGACATTGACTTGATGATCGAAACGGCCAAGGTGCCAACTCCCGGCGGACCAGGTCGAAAAGCAAATGCCCGCGTTCGTGAAATGCTTGCCGGGGATCTCATCGATCCATTTGCACCAGTTGCCGACACGATCGTGCAGTCGGAATTTGTGAAGCAGCGAATTGATTGGTACCGCCGTCAATGGCTGGATAGTTTTCGCCAACATTCGCAGAAGAAGCCACAGTGGTCGGAACTAGCCGAATCGTTTCTTGCTACGGCAGCGGATGAAGTTGGGGCGAACGGATTCAACCGCGCCGTTGAGGAACGAATGGAATCCGCGATCACAGACTTGATCAAGGCAGAATGTGACGATCCACTTGTACTTGTCGTTATGCAACAACTGAGGCATAGTGGCCGCCGATACTACTTTAAAGCCCCCGCCGGCCTTATCGATTCATTCTACAGTTCCAGCTACCCCGCCAACGTCGCATGGCTGGCTGCATATCCTGGGTTTGATGCAAGGGAACTGCTTCGGCTGCAGGCGATGCAAGCACCGGACGGGGCGAAGCCCAAGCACGATCTGCTAACCGTCGACGACCCGATCCAGATGCGAATTCTCTATGGGCGCCTTGCGGGAGACACCGACATTTCCCTGCAACATGGAGATTCAGAATTTGAGCGCCAGACCGATTTGCCGCTCGTGCTGGCGACTCAGAATCCATCTCCCTGGTTGCAGCACATGCTACTGGCATCGATCAAACTGGCCGGGCAAGATTGGGACATGGCACGGGCCTGTCTGCGGAATGGCTGGTATGTTATGCGAACGAATCCCGAAGCACCCGGGCAGCTTTTTGCACTAAACGCTTTGCACCATCAGTTTGACGGAGATTCGGTACCGACGAGCGCGAAGGAAGTTGACCTCTGGTTCTCACTAACCACTCAGGCACAGGTTGACTACCCGCCATTGTATGTTGCGAACCGGAATTGGTTGTACCGAAAGCATGGCGCTTCCTACCGTCTGATGATGGAATATGCCGAGCGGTGTCTTGCGACGAAGCGTTTCGACACGGACATTCCATTGCAGTTTTTGCGAGTCATCCAAGAGCTTGCGTATCACGCCAATCGTGACAGAGGAGTCCCGACGCGGATGCGTTCACGCCAACACTATGCAACGCCGTCGATCCATGCAGGTCTGCAGAAGCTGGTCCGCGGCTATGAGTCGCGCACGGACCTGACCTGGCTGAAGCACTACTTGTGTTGCTCGGCATATCTGACCGGTCAGTTTGACGAAGCGGTCGCTCTCCTGAAGGAATCAGACATGCAGTTGAATCCGGACGTGATTGTGGAGTGCCAGGTGACACCACAGGAAATCCAGCAGGCCTCTGTAGACTGGCAACAACCGTTTCAGCCTTGCTTTCAGAAATCGGTCTGCCAATTGGGCTTCGTTGAAGGCGGGAATTCGCTGATCTGTCTGGACCGAAACGGAGTGGCCTACCGGCTAAACACATCGTCGGGAGCCATTGAAGGCAGGTCGTCTGCAGACGACAACTTGCTCGTGGTTTCAGCAGCAACGGACGGCCCCAACCTCGTCGCATACGACAGCAATGAAACGGCATCGATTCGAGACCTGAAAACATTCGGCCTGGTCCGAAAACTATCGCTTAGCGGTGACAACGCCCGGATGTACGCGGTGGCTGGCAGAAAGGAATATTGGTTCACGACCCATGACAACGCTGATGGCAGTGGGATTACGATTACGCCACACCGACTCAACGATGGATCGGCGGAACCGGGCTTCGCAGCACCGCACGTTTACGCGATGCAGTTCGATATCGCCGCCCGGGAACGGCGGATCGCATTCATCGGTGTACTGCTAAATCCAGTTACCGGGCAGAATGAAGCACATGCCGACGTGTGGAACCAGGATAGCGGAGAGCGCATACTGACCATTCAGCCGTTTACAGCAGGAACGGAGCAAGTTGCCATTTCCGCAGACGGAGCGATCCTTGCTGTGTCAGGAGCTGACTGGCAGGCCTATTCTGACACGGGGGGCTGTTTTCTCCGGGAGTCCTCCGTGAAACTTGTCGATATCAGTACCCGAATTGTGAGGACTGAACTGAAGCATCCCGGCACGGTGTCCACTCTGATGTTTCTTGACGAACATAGCCTTCTGGCCACTGGCTGCGCAGATGGTATCGTGAGGCTATGGAATTCAGTCACTGGCGAATTGGTCACCAGGTTCATCGGACATAGCCGAGGCGTGTGTTCACTGGCCTGGCTGCCTGAGAAGAACAAGCTTGCGTCGAGTGATGAAGAAGGCCGCATCCGACTTTGGAGTGTCGATGGCTCATCGAAACAGCTCCAGATTTCCCTCAATTCATGGGCATTCGGCACCTTGACCCGAATCGACATGGATCCTGAAACGCAGGATCTGCTGACCGAAAGCAGGGAAGAAGGGGCGTTACGGTGGCTCGCGAAGTCAAATTATCAGACTCATCAACCGGCATCCAAGGGCCCTTGGCAATGGACGTCAAAGAACGAGTGCCTTGTGGTCCGCAGTCCGAGGGTGAGCAGAGATGAAAGCATAGAATCACAGCAAAAGCCCTGGGCGGTGCAGATTCTGAATGCTGACACCGAGCAGGAAATACAAACCATCAAGGTGGTCTCGAAGGAATTCGTCAAGGCTGTCATTTTTCCGTACGGCGACTCGGCGGTGACCACCGGAACTTCTGCAACCATCTGGAACTTGCGGACCGGAGAACCCTGGCCGTGGGGAATCCTGACCGGTCACCATGGCGTTGTCAGTCACATCAGCTTGTCCAAGAACGGGCGACGGCTCGCAACAACCTGCCGCCTGCCGAAACCGGAAGTCTGCATATGGGAACTACCGGAGGACTTTAATGATCCCAAAGCAAAGGCAAGGCTCGTTTTACAGTTTGAACCGAAGCTAGCCCTCAGTTACCACGAAGGTGCGACACTTTCGCCGAGCGGCAGTGAATTCCTGATCCCAAATTCCAGCAAGTCCAGCCAGCTATGGGACGTTGCAACCGGAAAACTGCGGGGGGCTGTGGATGGGCGATCTGCTTCGTTTTCTCCGGACGGAACACGTTTTGTAGTTGAGGACAGCGATGTAGGTGCCGTCGTGTACGACACCGTTACGCTCAAGCCGGTCAAAAGCATACCAGTGTATGGTGGTCGTCCGCACCTTCTGCGTTGGGGGACTGACGGCTCCAGAATCTATTTCTCGGTCTGCGGTGTGGTGTCTGCGATCGACTTAAAGGCTGGCACCGACTTACTACGCGCAGCACCCGACCGGTAG
- a CDS encoding GGDEF domain-containing protein: MFSLPEPIEVCWRSKQPPSTSPLLRIHEPGNVEKPYDVLVRDVFPEINELGNEDSRQCIAAPTLLISDNNQIVTATQLLREGDDLCLVGSPWSLIEYRICRLHMNAARKTSQLTASKRRRELIMELKHHATTDSLTQVRNRRYLDRQLESDVQAAGCGSISLSVGLIDIDNFGDVNKAHGWPTGDRVLKQVCSIIKANIRSTDWVGRYGGEEFLVVLRNTNLTNARRILERLRESVERTQFESTAGIPFHVTMSIGVAQQNAEHQSRQQLLESVSRQTLAAKTAGRNCLRP; this comes from the coding sequence ATGTTCTCTCTGCCCGAACCAATCGAAGTCTGCTGGCGTTCCAAACAGCCGCCTTCCACTTCGCCGCTACTACGAATTCATGAACCTGGCAACGTCGAGAAACCGTATGATGTTCTTGTACGGGATGTTTTCCCCGAAATAAATGAGTTGGGAAATGAGGATAGTCGGCAATGTATCGCCGCGCCAACACTGTTGATTTCCGACAACAATCAGATTGTAACGGCCACCCAGCTATTGCGAGAAGGTGACGACCTTTGCCTCGTCGGCAGCCCGTGGAGTTTGATCGAATACCGCATCTGTCGGCTGCACATGAATGCCGCCAGAAAGACCAGCCAACTCACGGCTTCGAAACGAAGGCGTGAGTTGATTATGGAATTGAAGCACCACGCGACCACCGATTCGCTCACGCAGGTGCGCAACCGCCGCTACCTGGACCGCCAACTGGAATCAGACGTACAGGCTGCAGGCTGCGGTTCAATCTCACTGTCTGTCGGCCTGATCGATATCGACAACTTTGGCGACGTCAATAAAGCCCACGGCTGGCCGACCGGAGATCGCGTTCTGAAACAAGTGTGCTCGATCATCAAAGCGAACATCCGTTCAACAGACTGGGTCGGCCGCTACGGCGGTGAAGAGTTCCTGGTAGTCCTCAGAAACACCAACCTGACTAATGCACGCAGGATCCTGGAACGCCTTCGCGAATCCGTTGAACGCACACAATTCGAATCAACGGCCGGCATACCATTCCACGTTACGATGAGCATCGGAGTCGCCCAACAAAACGCCGAACACCAGTCCCGCCAACAACTACTGGAAAGCGTCAGCCGCCAAACACTAGCCGCAAAGACCGCCGGCCGAAACTGCCTGCGCCCATGA
- a CDS encoding HDOD domain-containing protein, which yields MIRFQSSRLSAEALAATARELPPLANTTSRIIDILGDPMFEVSELIKVIALDPVLTAKLLRLANSAACGIFRPAATVGDAIVRLGSGTILTLALSTTGKPPAEADLSAFGLTTQSYWRHCVASVAAAEELAARRVAKFGSGLSAAALLHDFGKLILARHLTPERSALMAEFLATHPGRCSIDAEREILGVDHALAGAVVTRHWKLPEEISMAIQNHHNPPDWEQDLWNGVILANQIALENDGHPDVSIDTLESVADAIMALGVDDQTYQSIAKASQDRFQQLLDLFD from the coding sequence ATGATACGCTTTCAGTCATCGCGGCTATCTGCTGAGGCATTGGCCGCTACTGCGCGCGAACTTCCGCCCCTGGCGAACACAACGTCCCGAATTATCGATATTCTGGGCGATCCGATGTTCGAAGTCAGTGAGCTGATCAAAGTTATTGCGCTCGATCCAGTCCTCACCGCAAAACTTCTGCGACTAGCCAATTCTGCAGCGTGCGGCATATTTCGGCCTGCGGCAACCGTTGGCGACGCGATCGTGCGACTCGGATCCGGCACCATCCTCACATTGGCACTGTCAACGACGGGGAAACCACCAGCCGAAGCTGATTTGTCCGCATTCGGACTAACAACACAAAGCTATTGGCGTCATTGCGTGGCCAGCGTTGCCGCGGCAGAGGAACTGGCAGCTCGGCGTGTTGCAAAGTTTGGATCGGGCCTGAGTGCAGCCGCGCTGTTGCATGATTTCGGAAAACTGATTTTAGCCCGGCACCTGACTCCCGAGCGATCAGCCTTGATGGCTGAATTTTTAGCGACTCACCCCGGCCGTTGTTCTATCGATGCCGAACGTGAGATTCTCGGCGTGGACCATGCCCTCGCCGGCGCAGTGGTCACGCGACACTGGAAGCTGCCGGAAGAGATTTCCATGGCTATCCAGAACCACCACAATCCGCCAGACTGGGAACAGGACCTGTGGAACGGCGTGATTTTGGCCAACCAGATTGCTCTGGAGAATGATGGTCACCCTGACGTATCGATCGACACTCTGGAGTCCGTAGCCGATGCCATTATGGCGCTCGGTGTAGATGACCAGACCTATCAGTCGATCGCCAAGGCCAGTCAGGATCGCTTTCAACAACTTCTCGACCTTTTCGACTGA
- a CDS encoding PQQ-binding-like beta-propeller repeat protein gives MHTIQKTTSIIAVFVACLTVPLQAADWPNWMGPTLNGVSAESGWSTDWPQDGLPVRWSKEIGTGFSSVSIVDGLLYSMGHADGKETVWCLNADDGTVVWSHSYPAELNANLYEGGPGATPTIDGEYVYTLSVDGRLICLQRKTGKVVWEQNLQQELGVPLHEWGFNSSPLILGKQLILQGGRIVSFDKLSGKKLWQTDKHTAGYGAVRSFTHDGESLLASLDCDGLRISRSDDATEVAFTPWKSPFRTNSTTPIIYGNRIYISTGYNVGCGLFEFNGKALKEIYSNKQMRNHFNNSILLNGNLYGMDGNSNLGRVVTLTCMDFDTGDVKWKQRGLGCGSLMVADEKLLILSEKGELVVAKASGESFEELARSKFLTGRCWTVPVLLNGKVYGRNAAGRLVCVELPRN, from the coding sequence ATGCACACCATTCAAAAAACGACCTCAATCATCGCCGTCTTTGTCGCATGCCTGACCGTGCCTCTTCAGGCCGCCGACTGGCCCAACTGGATGGGACCTACCCTTAACGGCGTCTCGGCTGAAAGTGGATGGTCAACAGATTGGCCCCAAGACGGGCTGCCTGTGCGGTGGTCGAAGGAAATTGGTACCGGGTTTAGTTCCGTCAGTATTGTCGACGGGTTGCTTTACTCAATGGGCCACGCCGACGGCAAAGAAACGGTTTGGTGCTTGAACGCGGACGATGGAACAGTCGTCTGGTCGCACAGCTATCCAGCAGAATTGAATGCCAACCTATACGAAGGTGGCCCCGGAGCAACTCCAACGATCGATGGCGAATATGTGTACACGCTAAGCGTTGATGGTCGGTTGATCTGTCTGCAGCGTAAGACGGGCAAGGTCGTTTGGGAACAGAACCTGCAACAGGAACTCGGTGTCCCACTGCATGAATGGGGCTTCAATTCGTCGCCCTTGATTCTCGGCAAGCAGTTAATTCTGCAGGGCGGCCGGATCGTTTCTTTCGATAAGCTTAGTGGCAAAAAATTGTGGCAGACAGATAAACATACGGCCGGCTATGGAGCCGTCCGTTCCTTCACCCACGATGGCGAAAGTTTGCTGGCAAGCCTCGATTGTGACGGACTGCGCATTAGCCGCAGCGACGACGCAACTGAAGTTGCGTTCACGCCGTGGAAATCACCGTTTCGCACAAATTCCACCACGCCTATCATCTACGGCAACAGGATCTACATTTCGACGGGGTACAACGTTGGCTGTGGATTGTTTGAATTCAATGGCAAAGCACTGAAGGAAATCTATTCCAATAAACAGATGCGAAACCATTTCAATAACAGCATTCTGCTGAACGGGAATTTGTACGGCATGGATGGCAATTCCAACCTCGGCCGCGTCGTCACGCTCACCTGCATGGACTTTGATACGGGCGACGTGAAGTGGAAGCAGCGAGGCCTTGGCTGTGGTTCGCTGATGGTCGCAGATGAGAAGTTGCTGATCCTGAGCGAAAAAGGTGAGCTGGTCGTGGCGAAGGCATCTGGCGAAAGTTTTGAAGAATTGGCTCGATCAAAATTCCTGACGGGTCGCTGCTGGACGGTGCCCGTGCTGCTCAATGGTAAGGTTTACGGTCGCAATGCCGCCGGCCGATTGGTGTGTGTTGAATTGCCTCGCAACTAA
- a CDS encoding WD40 repeat domain-containing protein, which translates to MQSPWTSLSNLKSFAGHRHSVSVLAYGPQSSLIASGDTGGEIRIWDTKNANQEPLYRVLAGHTDEISMLKFNADSSRLLSASESDRTVRVWDVLAERELEMISSTSCKNLSWVPGQQRLILATGLLNPDSVGGVGFQTLTTVQFLGTEATTIGHSIDGKTRVTLDSQGNSENRDIAVWYPAAPHVVDAFGKGIELTALTADRSGALTATKDGSLALWDIQTGKETGRLVDRSLVIERTRFPRFTTLAISPDGKFAASATKDKHLQFWRLPDLPMPKGQLRRFDVYETVHVVNFSSDGKSVAAGCRTGIKYRNLDEKRVYTYEDVINVKQPVTALASTGDGHGYAFATGLPRSQSNFLAVQLLPRWRRNSFGRTIKKSQGHTDAITGVVLLDNDRQMLSGCRDGTLRFWSVDSGMELDAIDVDIPINSIARSPDGRRLLVAGDDSAVRVFDLETKVELAVLSGHSFLVQQVSWSPDGAYFISAGGDGSVRVWNAETLQTVHVLTGHEDRVNSARLTNYGRFAVTGGEDGTVRYWDVVARQEIAVFRGHTGPVLSIDVNTLGTRAVSGGLDRTIRVWSLDRAAWNSVGDRIEQEPTEEVP; encoded by the coding sequence GTGCAATCCCCCTGGACATCGCTATCGAACCTGAAATCGTTTGCTGGGCACCGCCATTCGGTTTCGGTTCTGGCTTATGGCCCGCAAAGCTCCCTGATCGCGTCTGGTGACACGGGCGGCGAAATTCGTATCTGGGATACTAAAAACGCGAACCAGGAACCCCTGTACCGAGTACTTGCCGGGCATACCGACGAAATCTCAATGTTGAAATTCAATGCTGATTCGTCACGGCTCCTTTCGGCAAGCGAAAGTGACCGCACTGTCCGAGTCTGGGACGTCCTCGCCGAACGGGAACTGGAGATGATCTCGTCCACAAGTTGCAAAAATTTGTCGTGGGTGCCCGGACAGCAAAGACTGATTTTGGCGACCGGGCTCTTGAATCCAGACAGCGTTGGTGGAGTTGGTTTCCAGACGCTAACGACTGTCCAGTTTCTGGGAACGGAAGCGACAACGATAGGCCATTCGATCGACGGGAAGACGAGAGTGACGTTAGATTCGCAAGGCAACTCCGAAAATCGTGATATCGCTGTGTGGTACCCCGCCGCACCACATGTGGTCGATGCATTTGGAAAGGGGATAGAGCTGACTGCCCTCACAGCGGATCGCAGTGGTGCATTGACTGCGACGAAGGACGGATCTCTGGCGTTGTGGGACATTCAGACGGGCAAGGAGACGGGACGGCTTGTAGACCGGAGTCTCGTTATAGAGCGGACGAGGTTTCCACGCTTCACAACTCTGGCAATTTCACCCGATGGCAAGTTTGCAGCATCCGCCACAAAGGACAAACACTTGCAGTTCTGGCGATTGCCGGATCTACCAATGCCAAAGGGGCAGTTGCGGCGATTTGACGTCTACGAAACCGTGCACGTAGTTAACTTTTCATCAGACGGTAAATCAGTGGCTGCGGGCTGCAGAACGGGAATCAAATACAGAAACCTCGACGAAAAGAGAGTCTACACCTACGAAGACGTGATTAATGTCAAGCAACCTGTGACCGCATTGGCTTCCACAGGGGACGGCCACGGGTATGCATTTGCAACTGGCCTGCCGCGAAGTCAGAGCAACTTTCTTGCCGTGCAACTTCTACCGCGCTGGCGACGCAACAGTTTTGGCCGCACGATTAAGAAAAGCCAAGGCCATACTGACGCAATCACTGGAGTCGTTCTCCTGGATAACGACAGGCAGATGCTGTCCGGATGCCGTGATGGAACACTGCGGTTCTGGTCCGTCGATTCAGGTATGGAGCTCGACGCGATTGACGTAGATATTCCTATCAACAGTATTGCAAGATCGCCAGATGGCCGTCGACTTCTGGTCGCTGGTGATGATAGCGCCGTCCGCGTATTCGACTTGGAAACCAAAGTCGAATTGGCGGTGCTTTCGGGGCATTCATTCCTTGTTCAACAGGTGAGTTGGTCGCCGGACGGTGCATACTTTATATCCGCGGGCGGCGACGGCAGCGTGCGGGTGTGGAACGCTGAGACACTGCAGACTGTTCATGTACTGACGGGACACGAGGATCGCGTGAACTCCGCCAGGCTAACGAATTACGGACGTTTCGCCGTAACTGGCGGCGAAGATGGTACGGTTCGCTACTGGGATGTCGTTGCCAGGCAGGAGATTGCCGTGTTTCGCGGACACACTGGACCAGTACTATCTATTGACGTCAATACACTTGGGACCAGAGCCGTCTCCGGAGGCCTCGATCGCACGATTCGTGTATGGAGCCTCGACAGGGCGGCCTGGAATTCTGTAGGCGACCGAATAGAGCAAGAGCCCACAGAAGAAGTCCCATGA
- a CDS encoding serine/threonine-protein kinase, with the protein MKPALGLLARIYQSLSELITFRANQARLRFAETDSSVSETADQALLRRRIRAAATVLLLAKGAFTIRSLILHGSAVPLDGVILTALLVASAWLYSPRTTSYFWLRSVETGIFLGMSLQLGVQLYNQLNQLTMLTPQSAEDITFTAVSFVAAVKDQIIATFGLMMIYGMFIPNTPGRAAVMVFLMAVTPGFVIGMNESSMRAVRDFRQSHVTASGVFSGNLLALAVGAGCAIYGTAIMNRWRNRALKAEQLGQYRLREKIGSGGMGDVYLAEHRLLKRLCAVKVIRADMSENPVMLSRFEREVQATATLTHWNTVQVFDYGQTAEGTFFYVMEHLHGCNLSQVVRKHGPMPEERVIFILRQVCSALREAAAHGLVHRDIKPSNIFLAHVGERFDVVKLLDFGLVRPLNSDNRPELANSDQLQGSPRYMCPEQAKGQSPDSRGDLYSLGATACYILAGRPPFDLQNVPQLVIAHATQPPPAFADIGVEASPELEAVVLKCLQKDPKDRFSDPDEMLKALEDLPNARSWTWAKAEEWWQQRPLHTGAADQASTLITVASDESMTEDDTAISGTPHDALEETVIEIPSDPE; encoded by the coding sequence ATGAAACCCGCGCTCGGGCTGCTGGCCCGAATCTACCAGTCGCTGTCCGAACTGATCACGTTTCGAGCCAACCAAGCGCGACTGCGGTTTGCAGAAACCGATTCCAGCGTTAGCGAAACGGCCGATCAGGCACTGCTGCGTCGCCGCATCCGCGCAGCCGCAACGGTGTTACTATTGGCCAAGGGCGCGTTTACGATCCGTTCCCTGATTCTGCACGGTTCGGCTGTGCCTCTCGATGGAGTTATTTTAACAGCGCTGCTTGTCGCTTCGGCCTGGCTGTACAGTCCGCGGACGACGTCATATTTTTGGCTGCGCTCCGTTGAAACAGGCATCTTTCTGGGTATGTCGCTGCAGTTGGGCGTGCAGCTTTACAACCAGTTAAATCAACTCACCATGCTGACGCCTCAATCGGCAGAAGACATCACGTTTACGGCAGTGTCGTTTGTGGCGGCTGTCAAAGACCAAATCATTGCCACCTTCGGGCTGATGATGATCTATGGAATGTTTATTCCCAACACGCCAGGGCGAGCGGCGGTGATGGTGTTTCTGATGGCAGTCACGCCAGGCTTCGTGATCGGAATGAACGAATCATCCATGCGGGCCGTCCGCGATTTTCGGCAGAGTCACGTTACGGCCAGCGGCGTATTTTCCGGCAACCTTCTGGCACTGGCCGTTGGTGCTGGCTGCGCAATCTACGGCACCGCCATCATGAATCGTTGGCGCAATCGAGCACTGAAGGCGGAACAGCTGGGCCAGTACCGCCTTCGCGAAAAAATCGGCAGTGGAGGAATGGGGGACGTTTATCTGGCCGAACACCGACTGCTTAAACGACTTTGCGCAGTGAAGGTGATTCGAGCGGACATGTCAGAAAATCCAGTCATGCTCAGTCGGTTCGAACGAGAAGTCCAGGCGACGGCCACGCTCACTCACTGGAACACCGTGCAGGTTTTCGACTACGGACAGACCGCAGAAGGCACTTTCTTTTATGTGATGGAACACTTGCACGGCTGCAACCTCAGCCAGGTTGTTCGAAAGCACGGCCCAATGCCGGAAGAACGAGTTATCTTTATCCTCAGGCAGGTTTGCAGTGCTCTGCGCGAAGCAGCGGCTCACGGACTTGTGCATCGCGACATCAAGCCAAGCAACATCTTTCTCGCGCACGTTGGCGAACGGTTCGACGTCGTCAAGTTGCTGGACTTCGGCCTTGTGCGTCCACTGAATTCGGACAATCGGCCTGAACTCGCAAATTCGGACCAACTTCAGGGGTCGCCGCGCTACATGTGTCCCGAACAGGCAAAAGGCCAATCGCCGGACAGTCGCGGTGACCTGTACTCACTCGGTGCAACTGCTTGTTATATTCTGGCAGGCAGACCGCCCTTCGATCTGCAGAATGTTCCCCAGTTGGTGATCGCGCACGCCACGCAGCCGCCTCCCGCATTTGCTGACATCGGAGTTGAAGCCAGTCCGGAACTTGAGGCCGTCGTTCTGAAGTGCCTGCAGAAAGATCCCAAAGATCGGTTTTCCGACCCCGATGAAATGCTGAAAGCCCTCGAAGACCTTCCTAACGCACGAAGCTGGACTTGGGCGAAGGCGGAAGAATGGTGGCAGCAACGGCCTTTGCACACGGGGGCTGCCGACCAGGCGTCAACGCTTATAACCGTCGCCAGTGATGAAAGCATGACAGAAGACGATACGGCGATTTCGGGAACGCCTCACGATGCGCTCGAAGAAACCGTGATTGAAATACCTTCTGATCCTGAATGA